Proteins encoded together in one Effusibacillus lacus window:
- a CDS encoding MFS transporter, giving the protein MFGYMEASLNVNFPVYAVRNGIALEWVSVILPAFVVGSLALQMPLGKWSDKTGRQKVMTLCAVTGAAAFVAFPFAGDNVWAMMALLALAGATVGSFYSLGLAFVADILPQGMVPTAGIIASMNFSLASILAPNLNGVLLDSAWPGSMFAVMGGMLALFAVSGPFFRRRRSRQITATHGF; this is encoded by the coding sequence CTGTTCGGATACATGGAAGCGTCTTTGAATGTTAACTTTCCGGTATATGCGGTTCGAAACGGCATTGCTCTGGAATGGGTGTCAGTCATTCTTCCGGCTTTTGTCGTGGGTAGTCTGGCTTTGCAAATGCCTCTTGGCAAGTGGAGTGATAAAACAGGCCGGCAAAAGGTCATGACGCTTTGTGCGGTGACAGGAGCTGCCGCTTTTGTGGCGTTTCCCTTTGCGGGGGACAATGTGTGGGCCATGATGGCGCTTCTGGCTCTTGCCGGGGCGACGGTGGGCTCTTTCTACTCATTGGGTCTGGCGTTTGTGGCAGACATCTTGCCACAGGGCATGGTTCCCACAGCCGGAATCATTGCGAGCATGAACTTCAGCTTGGCCAGCATTTTGGCACCCAACCTGAACGGTGTCTTGCTTGATTCCGCTTGGCCCGGCTCGATGTTTGCCGTCATGGGGGGCATGTTGGCCCTGTTTGCCGTCTCCGGTCCCTTTTTCCGCAGACGCCGGTCCAGGCAAATAACAGCCACGCATGGTTTCTAG
- a CDS encoding cold shock domain-containing protein — MQGIVKWFSAEKGYGFIQREDGGDVFVHFSAIQTDGFKTLEEGQKVEFDIVEGARGPQAANVVRI, encoded by the coding sequence ATGCAAGGGATTGTTAAGTGGTTCAGTGCGGAAAAAGGCTACGGATTTATCCAGCGCGAAGACGGCGGCGACGTGTTCGTCCACTTCTCCGCTATCCAGACAGATGGTTTCAAAACCTTGGAAGAAGGCCAAAAAGTTGAATTTGACATTGTAGAAGGTGCACGTGGACCACAGGCTGCCAACGTTGTAAGAATCTAA